The sequence below is a genomic window from Anopheles cruzii chromosome 3, idAnoCruzAS_RS32_06, whole genome shotgun sequence.
CACTTTGGTTCGTTCGCGGTAATAGTTTCTGCGGGTTATTTCAGCAGCGAGTTGAGCTTTGATTGAATTGTCAAAATGGCTGTCAACAACGCTCCCGCAATCACTATGGTAGAAAAACGCTTCACGCTCAGTGAGTTCTTCGCCGTTTCATCTTATATTCCCGAAAAGGCAAACTACATCGCAAGGCAATCGGATCGCAAGGTTTGAGCCTCATCTTATCTCTGTCTACGTCTACGCTACACTTAATTCCATGCCATCTTTCTCTCAAATAGAGAATCTCGTTGGCATAATTAAAAATTTCAGTTGCCTTTGATGGGATATAGCATGAAAAACGTTTCACCGTGAGAATCTAGTTTACGAGAATACTGCTTCATCAACTATGAATATGAAGTggaaaacattacaaaaaaaatcgttttcttctctctatctatccattttccttcgcttctcCACTATTCCTTGAGGCAAAGTAAAATAATGTTTGCCATAAAACGCTTCAATGAAAGCAATGCAATGCATGGCCGACAGGTCACTGTCAGAACTGTTTACGATATGTCAAACACttggaaaacaacaaaaaccaaagaAAGTCGTGAAAATGGCAGAATCACTGAAAggtaaattttgtttatttgtaaTTAAACTATGTCGCAGATTCGATAAAGATGTTACTGTATAGTAAAATTCACCCGTAATACAAGGTGTCGAAAGTGCAGTGTCTACTTATTTTGTATCTTGAATTCCTTTCCATTGTTTCACGTATAATCCTTGAACCAACCTGGGCATCGCGCAATCATGGATCATGGATAATCGCCAACCCGATAGTGTAAGAACACATTTAATTAATGTGTAATGTATTAAGTATTAATGTGcgtttgcattttgtttcaGAATCGTCATGCTGGCCATGCTAGGCTCGATCGGAATGACCATGATTATATTGGCGTGTGCTCTTCCTACCTACAAGTATGGAGCAATATAATTGAATTAGAGCTATGAATACTTTCGTTACATTCCTTCCTTTTCCGTATCTTTTAGCTTGTGGTGGCCAATATTTGTTGTGCTTTTCTACATCATATGCCCCTTGCCTACTTTGATCGCGAAAAGAAGTCAGAACGCGGACGATGGCGTTCGAGCACCGAATGCGATGTTTGCTACCATTGGAATCATTCTCAGCAGTTTCGCTTTGCCAATCGTTTTAGCGCGTGCCGGTGTGGTAAGTGTCATCAAAATAATCCAAAGCCGATCGAAGATATCTACGAGAATCTTTTCTACTGCTTTGTAGATTCAATGGGGTGCCGGAATACTTACGTTGGCTGGCAATTCTGTGGCGTATACAACAATTTTGGCATACTACTTTGGATTCGAATCTAGCGATTCAGGCATGTGGTAAAGTGGAGATGTGCGCCCATCGTATTCAcatttgttttagtttttttgtggCAGCAACCGAAAGCCATACTCCCGCGTGCAACATTGTACGCTCTCATCTATAATGCTACGATTTCTTACTATTCTGAGAGTTTCGTATTTCTTTCCTTCGACTTTACAGCGAAATCCACAATTAGGATATACAAAAAATGTATGCATTATTTAACAATTCCATTCAGCAGGAgaagaaattaataaacaGCGAATATTAGAATTTATGTGTTAAAACGTTTTAAATGTTCCCTTGACTATAATCCGATATTCTGTTAACTTACGGACCATTTTCATTTGATGAAGTGTCTTTTCGACGTTTACATTCGAACATCAATGCTATGTTGATGTTCCTTGTGAAAAGAAGTTAACATGACACCACCGAAAAaagattttaaataattttggAACCAAATTTTTGGTACTGTAGTTTTACACTGAAAGtttcaaggtttttttttcatctgcCTTCACTAATACGGTCCGGCCTGTTGTTTTAAGATTTAAAAAACACCTTCGCTGTGgtgaaaaaacacacacacgaaaaacaCGCGCGAAAAGCGTCTTCAATCTAAGCAACCTGTTTTTCCGGCTTCAACCTGTCACGCTTATGTGATTCGGCAATTTTTTCTGGATTCATTCCGTTGTGCTCCTTCGATGACAGTGGTCTCTTGTGCTCCTTCGATAGGTGGTCGTGCCATTTTGTGAAAATTTGCTAGCAGAATTCTGTAAACGATATTACAGGTTAGTACCGAACAAAAAGAACAATACGATGCAGTACtattaatgtttttaattaatgtcAGCCCAAATCAAActaaaagttttttttttcatcgccGATTGTTCGGACATATTTCAGCGTCGAGGacagtttttaaattaaagcTCGCCCGCTCGTTATCCACCGAAAAACCATGGAAGCTCTGTTGCGCGATTTGAAACGAAATAGCAAAGATATTCAAAGACTTTTGCAACGGAAGAACATTTTCAATGGGGGCCACGATACGGTCTCAAAATCAAAGCAATCCAAGAAGCGGCGCTTCGAATGTAACATTTGCAAGCACCGGTTCGTTCTGATGAGCGGCCTACTGAGACATAAGCGAAAGTACCACAGCGAAATCGAAGCGCAAAAGGCAAACCCACGCTTTCCTATAGCCATTGCCCTGAAATGTACTCTTTGCGGAATCATTTTTCCCAATATCGATCAATACCATGCCCACACAGATCATCATAACTGGGAGCATCTTCTGGCCACCGTCGAGCGAACGGTCTACAACAAACCTAGGTTCCTATTCCGCCAGTACGTGCGCATCGTGGTGAtctccttcgccttcgcttgCGAATACTGCGACACATTGTTTTCGGACCTGAACTCCCTGTTTAATCACGAATCGAGACACAGCCCGGGTCGCGGGTTTGAGTGCACTTTTTGCGAGAAACACTCGTGCAATCTCGACGAAGTGAACGCTCATCGCAATGGCGGATGCTACCTCTACAGCCGGGATCGTGCCTCATGTTTCGAAACCATTCAAAAACAGTACATTTGTAACGTCTGCACAATGGGATTCGATTGCCTGGAAACACTGTACGAACATCGGTACACCCAAAACCACTACTTCCCGCGCATTATGGGCAAACAGGGCGATGAAATGGGCCTTTTGGGCCTGTCGTGTGAGGTATGCTGCTACGTTGCCGAAACTCTTCACCAATTGCTTGATCACCGGCACGTGGAACATGTTCCAGCACCTACGTCTCAAGCTCCGATCACGCTGCACGGTAAAAGTTCTATCAAGACCGAAGTTAAGCAAGAGCCTGACAACGCCAGCGGTGGCCTCGTTCGGCCGTATCTGTGCGATAAGTGCGGTAAAACGTACACTCAGTCGAGCCATTTGTGGCAACACCTGCGCTTCCATAATGGCGTCCGTCCTTTTGAATGTCCTTTCGATGGGTGCAAACGAAGTTTCACGATCCGCCCGGATCTGAACGATCACATTCGCAAATGCCACACCGGGGAGCGACCGTACCAGTGCCAAGAATGCGGCAAGCGCTTCCTCACAGGATCCGTTTACTATCAGCACCGATTGATTCACCGTGGCGAACGACGTTACCCATGCCCGGAGTGCAACAAACGATTCTACCGTGCCGATGCGCTGAAAAACCATACCCGAATTCATACGGGCGAAAAACCGTACGCGTGCACTTTCTGCGAGAAAAAGTTCCGCCAACGAGGCGATCGTGAGAAGCACATGCGCGTACACACGCGACCCTAGTTCCGTTCGTAGCCAACTTATTCAGCCGCCTTTTTTGCATTTGCTTCATCTGATTTTTTTGTAGTATTATCTTTGGTGTAGGGTAGCTTTAGATATTATTCCAGAGTAGGGCGGGGCAACATGTAACATATAAACCCTTTTCAAAGCGGtagaaattaattaacatttGCTTCAAGCATTCCTAGCGTTTAAGCGCTTTTCGAAACGGGTAGAATAGAGCGAGAAAAATGAGATTGTACAAAGCATGCTATGGACATTTTTTGAATAAACTCGAACGTTCgccattttaaaaacaaaaaacgagcATGATCGTGCGTTTTCTTGATCTACCTGACAACACATTTCAAAATCCGAACCGAAATGAGCGCCAGAACTTTTTACTACGATACCCAAATCTAACGCCTGCTCCGAAAGTCCTTTCTCGTCCGTTATGACCGTTCGCAGCAAGCTTCGATTCCTGGTGCCGTATCAAAACCTGTAGCTATCATGGTAACGGAAAGGCGTCAGAATGGAAACAGCGAATGAGGCGCCCCGCGCAGAACGTAGGAACGCTGGCTGTCTCGAAGTAATCGAGCATAAAATTGCACCGCGCCGCAGTGATCGGTGGATAGCATCGCTTCCAGGATACGCTTCCACGGTCCGCCTCTCGCACCTAGTGACAGGCGGCTAGCTAGGACGTTATCACGGTCACGGGTCTCGGGGCAAGAAGATGGTGTTTCGATTGAAAGGATAATGACACGATTGAAAGGGGGGGTGGAAAACAATATCAAAACCCCAAACAACCCGCCGGTCTGCTGACCGGCGGACAGACTTGAGACGGTCAATGGGGCGGGGCGGGTTGTGTCTGTTTCCACGGTGCTGCCTCAACTATCTGGCCTGCAGTCATTCAATCAGGCCTCAGCAGTTAGTTTCGCGGAAGCGCGGACCGGGAAGCCATAGCGCCATGGGACGCGGTAGCGGATGCGTGTCCTGACGGAGTGGCGGCGGGAGACCGTGGCAGAGAATCAAAGCCGATGGCGATCGCTACTTGCAACAAATCGCACTCACGGTGCTCTCCGTGGCCTCCTTTCCCTCCGGTGGCACCCCGCCGATCCCCTTTGCGGCAGCCGATTCGGTCGGCTTCGGTCGCGCTGGGTGTTCGGGCCGCCCTCGTCGACGGTATATAAGGACCGTTTTTATCGAACCACCCGACCAATCGGTTGACAGTTACTACTACGTACGGACACCGATCCCGCGGGGCCACGTGGTTGACTTCTGTGGTGCCTGTTGCTGAGGGTGTGTACAAAAAAGGCCCCTTCGCCCTAGAGGAAGGTGATTAAAGTGAATTGTGCCCGATTCGCTAACCGTAGTGCAATAATTTGACCACGTAGTGCGCTGTGTAGTGTTTGAGCGCGTTTATGTACTTTCCTAGACACCTGTTGCAGAACACGTTGCCTCGATTGGCTGTGTGTAGAGATCCGAACGCCATTGGACGCTTTATCCGCAAGAACTGTTTTTACTACCATGCGTCTctccggaaacggaagcgccGTTTCGCCCTGAAGTAGTGCACtcatttaattgattttgttGACTTTAACTATGAGCTGAAGCCCGTaagcccccgggggtggtaATTTGATTGAAGCTGGCGCCCCCGTGAGAGTGTAATAAAATCACTGTCGCCTTTGCCATCGTTAGCTCTTCGACGTCAGGCGAAGTCACACCTTGAGTGCGTTTACGTTAGTGCCCTCAGGCTCCTGTGTGCCACTTTAAACTAGCCTTCTGAATTGAAGGTGCAACTAGTGACGTGCCGACGACTTTAACAAAATTCAACAGCAGTGCAAAACGTGAAGGACATGCGATCAGGACCATCGCGATAAGGATTGCATACTAACTGAAACCCATACCATTGTGCTGTGTCacagtggcaaaaaaaaactattcgaCACCTAACAGACATTACGCACAGTGGCACGTTCCGTGAACGCAACAAGTGGTGGTGTAGCTTTGCCATTTCAATTGAGCCTCACCCAGAAAcaccggtgatggtgatgttgatgatggtaataatttgtttttttttttggaactTTGTGCATGATGCCAAAACACAAACTCCAAGAAGGCGCGTGGCTAGCGAGACACAGGGACACTCGAAATGCTCGGTCACGTCCATGGCACTCAGCCATTGCGTATACGGAATTGCGCTCAAGAATGCTCAGAATTGTTACGAGATGAAGGCTGGTGGTCGTAGATTGATTATTGCATTACTTCTTCCTGTTTGCCGAGAAGAGGAGAGAAATTTTGTCGGGCGAAGCACGTGGCCCAGCGGTTGTTAGTGTGTATTTATCTTTCAACTTCCATTCTCAGGCAGCTGCGATAAGCGATTGGCCAGATGATAGGATACGTGACCATGGACGATGTTTGTATGGTGTAGTTAGTTTACACACTTTTTTGACAAAAAatccctgccctgccctgtgACGGACAAGTGGTACGTTTCAAATTGGCACACGTTTTCGAACCGAACTGTTTCATctttgtgaaacaaaaacgctaCATTCGCGACAGCATTCGAGGAATCTGCTTGGATTGTTTGGATTGGACACAATTGTTTGCATTTATTTAAGTCAagccaaaacaaaccaaactttAAGGCACGATGTGTCGATTTCACCTGCACATCTATCAAAAAGGATTTCAACGTTCTCTTTTGTGGTTCTTATTTCTTATTTTGATCTCTCGGTCTTAAGCCCAATTGCTTAAGCACAACTTCCTACATGTTTTCCTAAGGCACTAGCGCTCCAAATGCGTACGTTTATCTTCCTCGCCGCGACTGATTTGGCTCATAAAGTCCTCGACCTCGTTGCAGATGTGCTGATTAAATACGAatgctcgccgccgccgctcggagcataaaaacaaactgtttgGAAAATTGTAACATCATCAGGGTGTGAAGCGTGCTTCTGCACCACTTCCGGCTCTCGCATCAGCGATTATAGCACCAAATTTATGCgagaaattaatttgtaaATAACTACATTTTATTCGTTCCTCATGCAAATGAGCTGCGAGTGAAATGTTCGCGGCCCGCCAACCATCGCACCATCGCGTGACACTTGCCAGGCGCATCAGTTCCGGTACTGGTACTGTCCTGGGATGGCACTCCCTACCGAGGCCAGTGGTCTAGAGGTGCCGACGTCGGTGTAAGAGACCGACGGTGTCCTAGGGGCTACCTGACCCGGCCGGCTTGCAGTAATAAATAATCGAAATAATTCGCACTACGATATGGCATACGTCGCGGCACCGTGGATCATCGTGCTGCCAGTGCTGCTGGAATGTATCCTTTTCCTGCACGCTCTGTGCGGTCCCTCAGAGGCCCATCGTCACGATGGGCGGATCGCGCGTCCCCTAGAGGACACGGAAATCGGTCAGCTGCTTAACAGCTTGTGCGAGACGAACCGCGACCCAGATGACGGCTACATCTTCGAAGAGGACGATTCCGGCATCCTGGCACCAGCGAGTGTGGCGGGTGCTAAGGGAAACGGGTCGAGCCCATCTGGGGCGGACCGCATCCACAAGCGAAGTCTCAACCAGCTGGaagtgctgccggtggccgacgatACGAACTACACCGTGTACTACGTAGGCGTTCTGATGGCATCTCATTTGGGTAAGCTACCGACCCGCCGGACGGGGAACTGGCGTTTATTGCAAGTATCGTGTCGTTTTCGACTGCCCCAGACTCACCGTTCGATCTGGAACGTTGCGGACCTGCCATCGATTTGGCACTGGAGCTGGTCAACCAAAGTCTGATGAAAACCCACCAAGTGAAGCTAGTGAAAGTGCAAGCCAGGTGAGTGAACTCGGTTTTGTGTCGGCGATTGTAAAGCATGTAAGCAGTAATGTTAGGAATGTCACTATGTAGACGTGTCAGAGTTCAAAGATTTTAGTAGCTTCATGTATTGTTACTTAAGAGTATGTAGTAACGGAGCTAAAATATAATATCGTAAAATGTGGGGATGAAAGCAAAATATCATTATCATATCAGGCTGAGTGTATCCAGCAGACTAGTGCCAACCAAATAATTGTTGTAGGGtgatccatctagtgtttggatttaaaaCTTCCGATTACTTGACCTtgaaaacgtcaaacttccTTCtggaaattttaaacttttagTAGAAATTGCCATCGATCCCATCGATGATAAAGAATGATATTcagaaagagccaagtctggtgaataacgcggggaggaatagcaactcccatccaagtgatttgattgtatcctgaatcagttttgttttttggggcgcctggtctctgaagccaccggcaaccaggcgcctccatttttattagaaaaggggctttttggtcgttttcgatcaatgcatggttcaaattgatcatttgatgtcagtagcgatctgaattaacgttttcattaggttttaggagcttgtgaaacaccacacctttctgtccaatcaaaaagtccgttttttgtagTAATTGGACGcttttcaggcacaaaagttggcatggtctaaccctttcaaagatcggttgcaaactaaattaattttttttttacctaaactcatttacctgatgtcaaaacaaggtaatgatgaatgaaccactaaactgggaagtcccaatcgatAGGTACAGCtatttttttaacagtccggttatcaactcttagacctagtacaaAACGGGGCACTTGCAGACCGTTGCAGAAAATAGGGAAATACTCAAAATGTTTGGTGGTTCCAAAGCGGTGaatcttcaactcaaactgtacgaaatttgagCTTCCACCTCGATAGTTATGTTAATGAGCagaatttttgaaaaatccgtgcgtcgtgcaagagaagccaatgcatcgACAACAAGTTACTGTTTGATATGGATTTTAGTTTGACTTCATCATAGGCCCATTTCTCtttgaaaatgaagaaggaagTGCAGTAACCCTCGATGGCGTACGTTGCCGGGAAATGTTGGCTTggtcttcggcgaaattgaagctgaatccttggacggcatttggtttcaaacTGACGGCGCTATACAGCAACAGCCACAATGGATCAACAAAAGAAGTCAAAATATAGTTTGTATTCACTGAAAAGCAGCGTGTCAGATTAACCTCATCAGCTATCGGTTAGCTTATCTTTATGCTACTTTCGTTCTACTTCCTTATAATGTTGATTTACTATCATACGACGAGAACCCTTAAAGAcccatttgtttttcatgGAAATCTGGGTAATATCTAATATTTATACATTCAAACAACTCATTGCAATCAATGCGTTCCTAATTGAGAgcgtgccgcgtgtgtgtcgtttaCATTAAAATGCAAGTGGCCAAGTGCCCAAGGTGTCACATTTCGTACCATTCTTCAAGCGCCTGGAGCTGAATTCCTCACAAATTTGCTCCATAAAAACCATCCACGTCCCGGTCATAGCCATAAACAGCACGATTTGTCCCAACCTCTCTGCTTATGCAGTGCAACAAGCCGCTTTCtagtgaaaatattttcgtGGCGATGTACGTGAGATGATTGTAATTCCTGAAATTGGCCTTTCCCTCTGTTGGCCGTCCCGGTGTCTTCCGTGGctcacacgtacacacacacacacacacacacatccacacgcTGTGCAATTCGTTTTCCTTGGGCCGTTCGCAAAATTACCACACTTTTCGGCCAGCCAGTGTGCCATCATGGGCCGTATGCCTATTTGTGGTTCActtgtgtcgtcgtcgtgacccCTTTTCTGTGCTCTGTCTCAACCTTCGCTCCctcgcaccggaagtgggcccGGAAGGAGACCACAGCAGTAAATGGGCATACTTATGTAAATGATGTGTCCTTTTCGTCGACACATCCAACATTGcattctgtttatttttggggGCCCCCTTCGTCAATCACACACGGGCGCGATCTGCTGGCGCCAACGAGCCAAAGGCATTAAAATGAAAAGGCCATTCTGacggccgctggctggctggcagcagGATGCCTGCGCCGGGGCGAAGATTTGGAACTCCACTCCACATCCGCAGCCAGTGTTTGTTCGCCAAAGTGTGCAAACACGGTATCCGGACACGTCTTGATATATCTGACAATCATTTGACGCCGTCAGCGCCGTCGTGATGAATGAGAGCTGCACAATGATCCAGAGAACGGCGGCATGCGAAGTCAATTAAGGGTGACACTAATAAAATCGACCTAAAAATCTCGCCCCTTGGAAGCCGGGAAATGCCGAAAGCAGCACCGCTGGAAGTCCGTTTCAGAGATTAAAACCAAATCTAATTCGTCTCGGACAGATGAGCATCGCTCCAACGAATACTGGGGCCGCCGTGCTTCGACGTGGAGCGAACAGTGCTGTAGCCCCAAAGACATCCCAAAGTAGTGCACATTCGCATCACAACTGCCCTGTCGATTCTATAGTAATGAACTTCAATTACTTTAGCGTTGTTGTGATGCCAATTTTCTCCACAGCTACGCCTCTTGTTCCGGGTCCAAGTCTCCCGGGCTGGCCGCGGACATGCACTTTAAGTACAGCGTGATAGCCTTCATCGGGCCAGCCTGTGCCTTCGCCCTGGAACCGGTAGCCCAGCTGGCCGATTACTGGAACACTCCCATCATTACCGGCATGGGCGATCAGGTAAGCTACCATCGGGATTTTCACGACCCACGACCAGACGGGTGCATCCTGCGGCCGTTCGCCCCTCGCGTGCTCTTGGCTCGATTTGAAAAGCAAATTTATTTAATGAATCACCGCAATTAGTGTTTAATCTACCATAAGGCAATCAAAGCTTGGCGCTCGTCTTCGCGAACCCTCGCGGTCCGGACTCCTGCTCCGACGGCTGTCGACAGGATAATTTCCTGATTGGTCCACTATCTTTAGCGCCAACGGCGCATACATGCGCCCCGTCTTAATCCCTCGCTCTTCCGCGCCAGATGCCATTAAATGTCGCCTCGGCAGCTTACTGCCAACGATATCTGTCTTCGCATAAAAGTCCACCCGCCGGACCACTGGACTCGGCCGTCCGACCGAGGACCGAGGGAAAGTGAGGCGGCCACGATGACTTCTAAAAATACAACTCAATTTGCCGATCATCGCTTGACTGCCGACCATCACGATATGCACGGGTCGGGTGATTTGGTTGATCTTGTCACCACACTTCAGCCCCCCGGCCCATTCGCCATGGCCCCCCGCGGAAGGATAAGAAAAACCGGAGGAAACCGTATTGTATCCGGTTCGGCTACCCACCACACTCCGATCCAATCACTTTCC
It includes:
- the LOC128273011 gene encoding leptin receptor overlapping transcript-like 1, translated to MLAMLGSIGMTMIILACALPTYNLWWPIFVVLFYIICPLPTLIAKRSQNADDGVRAPNAMFATIGIILSSFALPIVLARAGVIQWGAGILTLAGNSVAYTTILAYYFGFESSDSGMW
- the LOC128270586 gene encoding testis-specific zinc finger protein topi yields the protein MEALLRDLKRNSKDIQRLLQRKNIFNGGHDTVSKSKQSKKRRFECNICKHRFVLMSGLLRHKRKYHSEIEAQKANPRFPIAIALKCTLCGIIFPNIDQYHAHTDHHNWEHLLATVERTVYNKPRFLFRQYVRIVVISFAFACEYCDTLFSDLNSLFNHESRHSPGRGFECTFCEKHSCNLDEVNAHRNGGCYLYSRDRASCFETIQKQYICNVCTMGFDCLETLYEHRYTQNHYFPRIMGKQGDEMGLLGLSCEVCCYVAETLHQLLDHRHVEHVPAPTSQAPITLHGKSSIKTEVKQEPDNASGGLVRPYLCDKCGKTYTQSSHLWQHLRFHNGVRPFECPFDGCKRSFTIRPDLNDHIRKCHTGERPYQCQECGKRFLTGSVYYQHRLIHRGERRYPCPECNKRFYRADALKNHTRIHTGEKPYACTFCEKKFRQRGDREKHMRVHTRP